The region AGGAGATACGGCTACTTTTGATATATATTTTGCAAAGAGTGATGATGGTGGTTTGACTTTCAGCCAAAATAGATGTGTAACTGACACGAGTAGCAGAGAAATTCAGTATGGGGTGAGCATAGGAGTGGCTGGTGATAATGTTTACATTGTATGGGCTGACGCGAGACACTGGGATGGTTCTGGTGACCCTAAATTTCATATCTATTCTGATAGAAGTAGAGATGGTGGACTCACATTTAGTAAAGATATAAAAGTTGACGACTTTCCTGTTGACGTTCCGCCATACGGTGAGATTTTTCCATGTATTAATGTATTAGATGATACTGTATATGTTATATGGTCTCACTTGAATTTAGATGCGTTGGAGTGCGACATTAGGCTTGACAAGAGCGTTGATGGTGGTGTGACATTTGGAACTGACATTAAGGTTACGGTATCTGGATTAGCGCAGATTTTCCCCTCTCTTACAATTGATAAGAATAGAGCCATCCACATAGCCTTTTATAATGTGAATCTTACAGGTCGCTGGCAGATTCTGTACGCAAAGAGTACAGATGGTGGTGCTTCATTTAGTCAAATTACGGAAGTTACAGATACAACATTTACTTATAATGGTATGAGTATAAATATAACTACTGATACAGACTGCAACCCATATTGTGTGTGGGAAGACTTAAGAGAGTCACTGAACATTTCTCATCCATACTTTAGCTATAGCGATGATGGCGGTAATTCATTTAGCAAGAATGTGCGAGTAGTGGATAAACCGGGTACAATAGGTGATGTTGACCAGTTTGGAGTTGGATTAGCAGTAGATGATAACAAAAATGTCTATGCAGTGTGGAGTGATAGACGCAACCATGCACAATGGTACGATATATATTTTGCTAAAGGAACACAAGCAGGAATAGAAGAGAGCCAAAGCTCAAAGCTCAACCCCGACCTTGTCGGGACAAAACTGGAAATCTATCCTACCCCATTTAGACAGACAACAAGTATCAGCTATCAATTGCCAGCAAGAGGTCGTATTTCACTAAAGGCTTACAATTTAGCGGGTGGGTTAATTGAAGTACTGATAGATGATATAAGAGATTGTGGGACTCATACATTAGGATGGACTCCTGAAGGATTCTCAACTGGAGTATATTTCTTGAGACTTGAGTTCTCTCCATTTTCACAAAAGGATGAGTTAGTCAATGACTTTGTAACCACAAAAAGGGTAGTGATACTGAAGTAAAAGATACTTGAGGAGTAGCGAAAGTTTTTTAAACTCAATTTTTGTTATAAAGTTTACACAATCAAAAGTTTAGAAATTTAATAGGTGAGTAGTATACTATTTACAGTTTCCTTTATTATTTTACAAAGTGGTGCACAAAATCCAAATATATCCATCGTTATTACACAATCTAAAAAGGAAGTATTTGTTAATCTTGAAATAGATAATTTATTCACTTATGAGATACTTGAGGGTATAAACAGAGGGTTTACTTCCTGCATTGAGTATACAGTGGATTTGTGGTGGGATAGAGCCCTATGGCTTGACCAGCTGATACAGCGAAAGGAGTTTGCTTTTTTTATAAATTATAACCTGTGGGATAAAGAATACAAGGTAACGGATATTTATGGAGCCATTAATAGGTTTACTAATTTTACTGATGTATTGGATAAAGTATGTGTGCAACCCAATGTCAATATTTGTGCAACTAATATATTGGACATTAATAAGACTTATTATGTAGCAGCAAGAATTGTCCTAAAGCCTTTGGTGACCGAAGACTTAAATGAGATGCTTAGTTATGCGATGGGTGAAATACGGGAAGCAAGAAAAAAGGAGAAGACGAGTCTATTTACATACCTTATAGGACAGGCGAGAAATTTTGTAGGCTTAGGAGATAAAGTAATTACGGGAAAAAGTGAACCAATCAAAGTAACTCAAGAAGAGAAACATAGTAACTAAAAGGCAGAGACAAACCCTGCCTCTACATTCCTGTCTGCCGACAGGCAGGGCGGAAATAAACGGTAACTGACTACTCCTTCGTAATCCAATTTTAAAACAAGAAAGCTATTTCCAAATATAGACTTATGAGACTGTCCGATAATTTAAAGATTGCTACTAAAATGGTAGTTATCCCGATAAAATCGGGAACCCGCATAAAATATGGTGGTCAGGAGACC is a window of bacterium DNA encoding:
- a CDS encoding DUF4390 domain-containing protein, with the translated sequence MSSILFTVSFIILQSGAQNPNISIVITQSKKEVFVNLEIDNLFTYEILEGINRGFTSCIEYTVDLWWDRALWLDQLIQRKEFAFFINYNLWDKEYKVTDIYGAINRFTNFTDVLDKVCVQPNVNICATNILDINKTYYVAARIVLKPLVTEDLNEMLSYAMGEIREARKKEKTSLFTYLIGQARNFVGLGDKVITGKSEPIKVTQEEKHSN
- a CDS encoding sialidase family protein; this translates as MKRVYIFIRRILWISLLLISNVIEANSKGLGDPSKGFGMLNLQLRQIFQSDRLGYEPAPTCRDLAISQYKDGDYTFSKNIQVNDDPAGTAEHFTKIGGANIIVARGDTLYIVWSDAREGTTGSQIYFAKSINGGQSFLPNVKVGDMPPNTAIMFFPSIAVDAIGRIYVAWSDSRNSSGDTATFDIYFAKSDDGGLTFSQNRCVTDTSSREIQYGVSIGVAGDNVYIVWADARHWDGSGDPKFHIYSDRSRDGGLTFSKDIKVDDFPVDVPPYGEIFPCINVLDDTVYVIWSHLNLDALECDIRLDKSVDGGVTFGTDIKVTVSGLAQIFPSLTIDKNRAIHIAFYNVNLTGRWQILYAKSTDGGASFSQITEVTDTTFTYNGMSINITTDTDCNPYCVWEDLRESLNISHPYFSYSDDGGNSFSKNVRVVDKPGTIGDVDQFGVGLAVDDNKNVYAVWSDRRNHAQWYDIYFAKGTQAGIEESQSSKLNPDLVGTKLEIYPTPFRQTTSISYQLPARGRISLKAYNLAGGLIEVLIDDIRDCGTHTLGWTPEGFSTGVYFLRLEFSPFSQKDELVNDFVTTKRVVILK